One window of Dysidea avara chromosome 11, odDysAvar1.4, whole genome shotgun sequence genomic DNA carries:
- the LOC136237883 gene encoding uncharacterized protein: MTEQPAEDTNALIQSQEQPLHTGWLENYGGFYGIPLFQSWRDVWVSLDKMGEIFRVYSDEPTESGTRPTTSFFINRLAFAKHRDDEAIPFSDWPVDVDKRRCFVVATYGSAYYFIAKTEEEKIEWLKKINAAKGIFAPDDETDPGEKDQIFHGGWLNKCGGIGGIQPGRTWHHVWVSLNNSWEMLKIYPDKPPESSKLSLTESNKLTFTSGRFFMNYMLSVEKRSDEDASFSWPDGVDTNRCFVVTALENSFYFIAETEEDKHTWVEKISQGIEKFPDMQPTILEFILHEPPLTDTICTQTDQPLDPEKPLYAGWLEKLGGRLGIPLFQKWRKVWVSLDKMGKMFQVYSDEPTEPGTRPKTSFFINRLAFVKDRDDETISFSDWPVDVDERRCFVVATHGSTYYFIAKTEEEKNKWLMSISTAKTTFVNSQPTAEDEEHSDLDSSVSSED, translated from the exons GTGGATTTTATGGTATTCCACTCTTTCAGTCATGGCGTGATGTGTGGGTATCATTAGACAAAATGGGGGAAATATTTCGAGTATACTCAGATGAACCAACAGAATCTGGCACAAGACCTACAACCAGCTTTTTTATCAATCGTCTggcatttgctaaacatcgtgATGATGAAGCCATCCCATTTTCTGACTGGCCAGTTGATGTGGACAAGAGGAGGTGCTTTGTAGTAGCCACTTATGGAAGTGCATACTACTTCATAGCAAAAACTGAGGAAGAAAAGAT TGAATGGCTAAAGAAGATCAATGCTGCTAAGGGAATATTTGCACCAGATGATGAAACTGATCCAGGAGAGAAAGATCAAATCTTCCATGGCGGCTGGCTGAACAAATGTG gtgGAATTGGTGGTATTCAACCTGGTAGAACATGGCATCATGTGTGGGTATCATTAAACAATTCATGGGAAATGTTAAAAATATACCCAGACAAGCCTCCAGAATCCAGCAAGTTGTCATTAACTGAATCCAACAAGCTGACATTCACAAGTGGAAGATTTTTCATGAATTATATGTTGTCTGTGGAGAAAAGAAGTGATGAAGATGCATCATTCTCATGGCCAGATGGTGTTGATACAAACAGATGCTTTGTGGTCACTGCACTTGAGAATTCATTCTATTTTATAGCAGAAACAGAAGAAGATAAACA TACATGGGTGGAAAAAATTAGTCAAGGTATAGAAAAG tTTCCAGATATGCAACCAACCATCTTGGAATTCATACTGCATGAGCCACCACTGACAGACACCATATGTACACAAACAGATCAACCACTGGATCCAGAGAAACCTCTGTATGCTGGCTGGCTTGAAAAACTTG GTGGAAGATTAGGTATACCACTCTTTCAAAAATGGCGTAAAGTGTGGGTATCCTTAGACAAAATGGGGAAAATGTTTCAAGTATACTCAGATGAACCAACAGAACCTGGCACAAGACCTAAGACCAGCTTTTTCATCAATCGTCTGGCATTTGTTAAAGATCGTGATGATGAAACCATCTCATTTTCTGACTGGCCAGTTGATGTGGATGAGAGGAGGTGCTTTGTAGTAGCCACTCATGGAAGTACATATTACTTCATAGCAAAAACTGAGGAAGAAAAGAA CAAATGGCTCATGAGCATCAGCACAGCTAAAACAACG TTTGTGAATAGCCAACCCACTGCAGAGGATGAAGAACACAGTGACTTGGACAGCAGTGTATCATCAGAG GATTAG
- the LOC136237879 gene encoding NACHT, LRR and PYD domains-containing protein 13-like: MSSFFCCCSAKYRALQNEESDEELNCDDVKSKFLSELDDKLNGTDENGQVITFQNKGIAFIVSNDDNGNLHSAKRDAETMKMLFQELKNYIVIVKENLSVKKFNKICTYLAKPESPPHAYPDVYKRLVFYFAGHGGSGYICMKDGRVQIKDILSEFGQSSCLKNMIKLLFIDACRGEIKSKNCRGGKSEISLSYDNMLVAYATLNHQVAYSFDDGIWTKQLYEYLYYSKDHLSNLLRLVNKTLKSIPIETNNEIFYQVSNHMTSLGDDIHFWREAGQMPEKIDDNIAVKNTKIHLQSCYLKRPADPTRWPNLKGPAQYLDVTIVKSKEDLGADENITVDTILTNGKQNIILIEGDPGVGKTTFVINICKQWAKGELLTKDLVFLVSLRDSDYQNVNSLYKLFTKLGCPDIEGYAQHNHGNGLVFILDGWDELPVHLQSKSFFHDMIFEKKALTCSTIIVTSRPSCSNCISEAAKDHYYQILGFTEQTVNAYINEYYKSNALRLQCLRETLIITRQKFYIPIIVTIFCFLYSKNANELPKTANKLPKTANKLPKTANELPKTLSELYGKFVLHCIRANIPDNLKEKFTSLQFIPVELSSVFTKLCRKALHMLTVTDETKIKLEDKELAKELEDLKFKSNDAFGLLSIEYVSNDLDDQEIRYSFLHHSVKQFLAAMSILSPENTVINHIDDYFDQASWTNVFQFMFGLINKPLLKSLCLAKKLQEVFAKDNKLLTIILHCLFEAQDKTLCHEFGQVLDEKKDVNLTLKSDVEYEYTAYFLSVCGCKGLNVTGLSLTDNRIEIMANYLSSRSDGIASFGCNLHLSKSGFKNLGKILANLSETITELLVSYNLTVDNLDFIGYLTESRRLRRLSIECCAYDKEYSTTFVDALCNTTSLEELSIDLHHLDNGKTISKILRCNNSIKTFLVRADFILQLPNIFNGLSSNGSVKTFIASFICGVSNKLMNSIKTCLKTNRSLTYIDFTTEKPEHTRDAKWGQYAVQCFCLGLMDNNTLETLNISGCYLDEVASNNVCTMLTQNASLKHLILNPFHMEQGAAADIIENYNQNATLEVLSLVQWTWQNNPFTFSQEINTTKQVIWTYEEYLILREKLPKTIGYYWKKGYKYEMTVHIV, translated from the exons ATGTCGTCTTTCTTCTGTTGTTGCAGTGCCAAGTATCGGGCTCTTCAGAACGAGGAATCGGATGAGGAACTCAACTGCGACGATGTTAAGTCGAAATTTTTATCCGAGTTGGACGACAAACTGAATGGGACGGATGAGAATGGACAGGTAATTACATTTCAAAACAAAGGGATTGCGTTTATAGTATCGAACGACGACAATGGAAATCTACACTCTGCCAAGAGGGATGCAGAAACAATGAAAATGCTTTTTCAAGAGCTAAAAAATTATATAGTGATAGTAAAAGAAAATTTATCTGTAAAAAAGTTTAATAAGATTTGCACCTATTTGGCCAAACCAGAGTCGCCGCCACATGCATATCCTGATGTATACAAAAGGCTTGTTTTTTACTTTGCTGGTCATGGTGGAAGTGGGTATATTTGTATGAAAGATGGAAGGGTACAAATCAAAGATATACTATCAGAGTTTGGCCAATCAAGCTGTTTAAAGAACATGATCaagctactttttattgatgcaTGCCGTGGAGAAATTAAATCAAAGAACTGCAGAGGAGGAAAATCAGAAATTTCATTGAGTTATGACAATATGTTAGTAGCATATGCAACACTAAACCACCAAGTGGCTTACAGCTTTGATGATGGCATTTGGACAAAACAGTTGTATGAGTACTTGTACTATTCAAAAGATCACTTAAGCAATTTGCTCCGTTTGGTGAACAAGACCTTAAAATCAATTCCAATTGAAACAAATAATGAAATCTTTTACCAAGTTTCAAATCATATGACGTCACTTGGTGATGATATTCACTTTTGGAGAGAAGCAG GTCAGATGCCAGAAAAAATTGATGATA ATATAGCTGTAAAGAACACCAAAATTCACTTACAATCTTGTTATCTTAAACGACCAGCTGATCCTACCAGGTGGCCTAATTTAAAAGGACCTGCACAGTACTTAGATGTTACCATAGTAAAGTCAAAGGAGGACTTAGGTGCAGACGAAAACATAACAGTTGATACTATACTAACTAATGGGAAACAAAACATCATACTGATTGAGGGAGATCCTGGAGTTGGTAAAACTACATTTGTAATAAACATTTGCAAACAGTGGGCTAAGGGTGAACTGCTGACAAAAGACTTGGTGTTTTTAGTTTCCCTTCGTGACAGTGACTACCAAAACGTGAACAGTCTGTATAAACTATTTACTAAACTTGGTTGTCCTGATATAGAGGGCTATGCTCAACACAATCATGGTAATGGGTTAGTTTTTATACTAGATGGATGGGATGAGCTTCCTGTTCACTTGCAATCAAAATCTTTCTTTCATGACATGATCTTTGAAAAGAAGGCACTTACTTGTTCTACAATCATAGTTACTTCTCGACCCTCTTGTTCTAATTGCATATCTGAGGCAGCAAAAGATCACTATTACCAGATACTGGGATTTACTGAACAAACTGTTAATGCATATATCAATGAATACTATAAAAGTAATGCGTTACGTTTGCAGTGTCTCCGTGaaacattaattattacaaGACAAAAGTTTTATATTCCCATtattgtgaccatattttgtTTTTTATATAGTAAAAATGCTAACGAATTACCTAAAACTGCTAACAAATTACCTAAAACTGCTAACAAATTACCTAAAACTGCTAACGAATTACCTAAAACTTTGTCAGAACTTTATGGGAAGTTTGTATTGCACTGCATCCGCGCTAATATTCCTGACAATTTAAAGGAGAAATTTACAAGTTTACAATTTATACCTGTTGAATTGAGCTCAGTTTTCACTAAGCTATGCAGAAAAGCTCTTCATATGTTAACAGTAACAGATGAAACAAAAATAAAATTGGAAGATAAAGAATTGGCAAAAGAATTAGAAGATCTTAAATTTAAAAGCAATGATGCATTTGGACTTTTAAGTATTGAATATGTTTCAAATGATCTTGATGACCAGGAAATTCGTTACAGTTTCCTTCATCATTCAGTGAAGCAATTTTTGGCAGCCATGTCAATATTGAGCCCAGAAAACACTGTTATAAACCATATCGATGACTATTTTGATCAAGCTTCTTGGACAAATGTGTTCCAATTCATGTTTGGTTTGATAAATAAACCACTCCTGAAGTCGTTGTGTTTAGCTAAAAAGTTACAAGAAGTATTTGCAAAAGATAATAAACTACTTACCATCATATTGCACTGCTTATTTGAAGCCCAAGATAAAACTCTTTGTCATGAATTTGGTCAGGTACTCGATGAAAAAAAGGATGTTAACCTAACATTAAAATCAGATGTAGAGTATGAGTATACTGCTTATTTCCTTTCAGTCTGTGGATGCAAAGGATTGAATGTGACTGGTTTATCATTAACAGATAATCGAATAGAGATAATGGCTAATTATTTAAGCAGCAGGTCAGATGGAATAGCATCCTTCGGTTGTAATCTTCACTTATCAAAATCTGGGTTTAAAAACTTGGGTAAAATTCTTGCAAATCTAAGTGAGACTATAACTGAACTACTGGTGAGCTATAACTTGACAGTAGACAACCTCGATTTTATTGGGTATCTCACTGAATCACGGCGTCTTAGAAGATTATCCATTGAATGTTGTGCCTATGATAAGGAATATTCAACTACTTTCGTTGATGCATTGTGTAATACTACATCACTTGAGGAATTAAGTATTGATCTTCATCATCTTGACAATGGCAAAACAATTTCTAAAATATTGAGATGCAATAATAGTATTAAAACTTTTTTGGTTAGGgcggattttattttacagctACCAAACATTTTTAATGGGCTGTCATCAAACGGATCGGTAAAAACATTTATAGCAAGTTTTATATGTGGTGTTTCCAATAAACTTATGAATAGCATTAAAACCTGTCTTAAAACTAATCGATCATTGACCTACATAGATTTTACTACTGAAAAACCAGAACATACACGTGATGCGAAATGGGGACAATATGCGGTGCAGTGTTTCTGTCTTGGCCTAATGGATAACAACACTTTAGAAACACTGAACATTTCTGGTTGCTACCTAGATGAGGTAGCCAGTAATAATGTGTGTACAATGTTAACACAAAATGCATCATTAAAACACCTAATCCTTAATCCCTTTCACATGGAGCAAGGAGCGGCTGCTGATATTATTGAAAACTACAACCAAAATGCTACACTAGAAGTATTGTCATTAGTTCAGTGGACATGGCAAAACAATCCATTTACATTTAGTCAGGAAATTAATACAACTAAACAGGTTATCTG GACATATGAGGAATACCTTATATTAAGGGAAAAATTACCCAAGACAATAGGGTATTACTGGAAGAAAGGTTATAAGTACGAAATGACAGTACATATTGTGTGA